A single genomic interval of Primulina huaijiensis isolate GDHJ02 chromosome 7, ASM1229523v2, whole genome shotgun sequence harbors:
- the LOC140980082 gene encoding protein ABCI12, chloroplastic isoform X1 gives MSCLGSSAPASIVAQSVLSPMNSKLLSCHPKLLLVNPSLSSFRTVKFPRIILNQISQHRHLCKSLRYHVKCSANDNNEAIGGPKNWEKWIPTNLFAAEKVFAAIAGTTSSPLAQYISSPTTFLHTVDPRIKMAWLLALVILPARSDTTIRLGIVIYLALLSVWVQPTEVWMDQLGRVSLLCGILFVFLGLSTDSAPSLLCSRNPPSSLTRLPTLPVSFERYRYVIMKLGPLLLTRKGLSAATTAACLTFTIFQSASLCLTTTTSEQLAFALQWFIRPLSRLGVPVSEVILTLLLSLRFINLVFDEVRNVALGIISRRIRWKELTTLETIDVFFAYIRRIFKNIYSHAEQISQAMIVRGFRGDCDSHKILLTAGSSTLISNIVSLFCLVGLIGATTLSR, from the exons ATGTCCTGCTTAGGTTCTTCCGCTCCAGCTTCCATCGTTGCCCAATCCGTCCTCTCACCCATGAATTCGAAGTTGCTTAGTTGCCACCCAAAATTACTTCTCGTGAATCCATCTCTTTCTTCATTCCGCACTGTTAAGTTTCCTCGAATAATCTTGAACCAAATATCACAACACCGCCACCTCTGTAAAAGTTTAAGATACCATGTGAAGTGTAGCGCAAATGACAACAATGAAGCAATTGGGGGCCCTAAAAACTGGGAAAAATGGATTCCCACGAATCTTTTTGCTGCTGAGAAAGTGTTTGCAGCCATAGCTGGAACAACTTCTAGTCCCCTTGCTCAGTACATATCTTCTCCCACCACTTTTTTGCACACTGTAGACCCCAGAATCAAGATG GCATGGCTACTTGCGCTTGTTATTTTACCAGCAAGATCAGATACAACAATTCGTCTGGGGATAGTTATCTATCTTGCCTTATTGTCCGTGTGGGTTCAGCCTACTGAGGTGTGGATG gatcaaTTGGGAAGAGTGTCTCTGCTCTGTGGTATCTTATTTGTATTCTTGGGGCTTAGTACTGATAGTGCACCTTCCCTTCTGTGTTCAAGAAACCCACCATCTTCACTGACAAGATTGCCGACTCTTCCAGTATCTTTTGAACGTTATAGATACGTAATAATGAAGTTGGGTCCCCTATTACTAACCAGGAAAGGCCTTTCAGCAGCTACTACAGCAGCATGTTTAACATTTACA ATCTTCCAAAGTGCAAGTCTTTGTCTGACAACAACAACATCAGAGCAGCTTGCATTTGCTTTGCAATGGTTCATTCGCCCTCTGTCTCGCCTTGGTGTCCCGGTGTCTGAAGTCATACTTACTCTCCTGCTTTCATTAAGATTCATCAATCTAGTGTTTGATGAG GTCCGCAATGTGGCTTTAGGAATTATATCTCGCAGGATAAGATGGAAAGAGTTGACGACACTAGAGACAATTGATG TTTTCTTTGCATATATTCGTCGgatcttcaaaaatatttaCAGCCATGCAGAACAGATATCCCAG GCAATGATTGTGAGAGGATTTCGAGGAGACTGTGATTCTCACAAAATACTCTTGACGGCTGGCTCATCTACATTGATATCTAACATTGTTTCTCTATTTTGTCTTGTTGGTCTAATAGGTGCTACAACTTTGTCCAGATAG
- the LOC140981422 gene encoding uncharacterized protein, translating into MSFSFFKQSRPKTPQELAKAIKDSLMALDSKTVAEVKALEKALEEVEKNMTAMKTMLSGDGEIEPVTDQILQLTLEICDEDVISLLFHKLPILGWETRKILVHCWSILLKQKVDSTFCCVQYMENHLELLDFLVVCYDNKEIALNCGNMLRECIKFPTLAKYILESPSFELFFKFVELPNFDVTSDAFSTFKDLLTKHASAVSEYLTTHYNEFFEQYEKLLTSANYVTRRQSLKLLSDFLLESPNSQIMKSYIAEVHHLKVMMTLLKDSSKNIQISAFHIFKVFVANPNKPRDVKVILAKNHERLLELLHNLSVGKGAEDDQFEEEKELIIKEIERVSRLAKLES; encoded by the exons ATGTCATTCTCATTTTTCAAGCAATCGAGGCCTAAAACCCCTCAGGAGTTGGCAAAGGCGATCAAGGATAGTTTAATGGCACTCGACTCCAAAACTGTAGCAGAGGTCAAAGCCCTGGAAAAG GCTTTGGAGGAAGTTGAGAAGAACATGACGGCAATGAAAACTATGTTGTCAGGAGATGGAGAAATCGAACCAGTTACAGATCAAATTCTTCAACTCACACTTGAAATCTGTGATGAAGATGTTATTTCTCTTCTGTTTCACAAGTTACCAATTCTGGGATGGGAA ACCAGGAAAATTTTAGTCCACTGTTGGTCTATATTGCTTAAACAAAAGGTTGATTCCACATTTTGCTGTGTACAATACATGGAGAACCATTTAGAACTGCTCGACTTCCTCGTTGTTTG CTATGACAACAAGGAAATTGCTCTGAACTGTGGGAATATGCTGAGGGAATGTATCAAGTTCCCAACTCTTGCGAA ATACATATTGGAGTCTCCCAGCTTTGAGTTGTTCTTCAAATTTGTTGAGCTACCCAATTTTGATGTTACATCTGATGCATTTTCTACCTTCAAG GATCTGCTCACTAAACATGCATCTGCAGTTTCTGAATACCTGACTACTCACTACAACGAG TTTTTTGAGCAATATGAAAAGCTATTGACATCGGCTAACTATGTGACAAGAAGGCAGTCTTTGAAG CTTCTGTCCGATTTTCTTCTGGAATCTCCAAATTCTCAAATAATGAAGAGTTACATTGCTGAGGTTCACCACTTAAAAGTCATGATGACATTGTTGAAG GATTCAAGCAAAAACATCCAAATATCTGCCTTTCATATTTTCAAG GTTTTTGTAGCTAACCCAAACAAACCACGTGATGTTAAAGTTATCCTTGCGAAGAACCATGAAAGGCTGCTAGAGCTGCTCCACAATCTCTCTGTTGGCAAAG GTGCCGAAGATGACCAATTTGAAGAGGAAAAGGAGCTAATAATTAAGGAAATAGAGAGAGTGTCTCGGCTTGCAAAACTTGAATCTTAG
- the LOC140981515 gene encoding BI1-like protein — MYGYAGVSSGDSGMKGGGVDLESGEMLYPGIGYGENQLRWGFIRKVYGILAAQIVLTTAVSAVTVLYSPINDLLRGNSALLLFLLFTPFVLLWPLFVYQQKHPLNFIFLGLFTASLSITVGVSCANTEGRIVLEALILTSAVVSALTGYTFWASKKGKDFSFMGPILFTSLFVLVLTGFIQMFFPFGSTSVAIYSAMGAIIFSGYIVYDTDNLIKRFTYDEYIWASVTLYLDVLNLFLTILRMLRQGDN, encoded by the exons ATGTACGGCTACGCAGGCGTGAGCAGCGGCGACAGCGGAATGAAGGGCGGCGGCGTCGACCTGGAATCCGGCGAGATGCTGTATCCTGGCATCGGGTATGGCGAGAATCAGCTGCGATGGGGATTCATACGCAAAGTCTACGGTATCTTGGCCGCGCAGATCGTCCTCACCACTGCCGTATCCGCCGTCACTGTTTTATACTCGCCAATTAATGATCTTCTTCGTGGAAATTCCGCCTTGTTGCTTTTTCTCCTCTTCACCCCCTTCGTCT TGTTGTGGCCCTTGTTCGTGTATCAACAAAAGCACCCATTGAACTTCATTTTCCTCGGACTTTTCACTGCTTCCTTGAGTATCACAGTTGGTGTTAGCTGTGCCAATACCGAAG GAAGAATAGTGCTTGAAGCCTTAATCTTGACATCAGCAGTAGTTTCAGCTCTGACTGGATACACTTTCTGGGCTTCAAAGAAGGGCAAGGACTTCAGCTTTATGGGACCAATCTTGTTTACTAGCCTTTTCGTCTTGGTTTTGACTGGTTTCATTCAG ATGTTCTTCCCATTTGGATCAACCTCCGTTGCCATCTACAGTGCAATGGGTGCCATAATTTTCTCAGGATATATAGTTTACGATACTGACAATTTGATCAAACGCTTCACATATGATGAATATATCTGGGCATCTGTCACCCTTTATCTGGACGTCCTCAACTTGTTCCTTACCATTCTGCGGATGCTAAGGCAGGGAGACAACTGA
- the LOC140981280 gene encoding LOW QUALITY PROTEIN: membrane protein PM19L (The sequence of the model RefSeq protein was modified relative to this genomic sequence to represent the inferred CDS: deleted 1 base in 1 codon), with protein sequence MASGAGKSAAFALFVLNVFLYFIVIAIAAWAVNHGIERSRETSSQLSPPARLFPIYYPFGNMATGFVIIFSLLAGVVGFTTSITGINNVLKWNAPSLQAAVASSLVTWLLTLLAMGLACKEIDVGWTDSNLRTLETVLIMLSGTQLFCTAAIYVGVEEVGARTTALI encoded by the exons ATGGCTTCTGGTGCAGGAAAATCAGCAGCATTTGCTCTTTTTGTACTCAACGTGTTCCtctatttcattgtcattgctaTTGCAGCATGGGCAGTAAACCATGGAATCGAACGATCCCGTGAAACAT CATCTCAACTTTCACCTCCAGCTCGGCTTTTCCCTATATATTACCCGTTTGGAAACATGGCAACTGGCTTTGTAATCATATTTTCACTACTAGCTGGGGTGGTGGGATTCACCACATCCATTACTGGTATAAATAATGTGCTTAAATGGAATGCTCCAAGTTTACAAGCAGCTGTTGCATCT TCTCTTGTTACCTGGCTACTCACTTTGCTTGCAATGGg GTTGGCTTGCAAAGAGATTGATGTAGGGTGGACAGACTCTAACTTG AGGACTTTAGAGACAGTGTTAATAATGCTAAGTGGAACTCAGCTTTTCTGCACTGCTGCCATCTATGTCGGGGTCGAAGAGGTAGGCGCACGAACCACGGCTCTCATTTAA
- the LOC140980082 gene encoding protein ABCI12, chloroplastic isoform X2 yields the protein MSCLGSSAPASIVAQSVLSPMNSKLLSCHPKLLLVNPSLSSFRTVKFPRIILNQISQHRHLCKSLRYHVKCSANDNNEAIGGPKNWEKWIPTNLFAAEKVFAAIAGTTSSPLAQYISSPTTFLHTVDPRIKMAWLLALVILPARSDTTIRLGIVIYLALLSVWVQPTEVWMIFQSASLCLTTTTSEQLAFALQWFIRPLSRLGVPVSEVILTLLLSLRFINLVFDEVRNVALGIISRRIRWKELTTLETIDVFFAYIRRIFKNIYSHAEQISQAMIVRGFRGDCDSHKILLTAGSSTLISNIVSLFCLVGLIGATTLSR from the exons ATGTCCTGCTTAGGTTCTTCCGCTCCAGCTTCCATCGTTGCCCAATCCGTCCTCTCACCCATGAATTCGAAGTTGCTTAGTTGCCACCCAAAATTACTTCTCGTGAATCCATCTCTTTCTTCATTCCGCACTGTTAAGTTTCCTCGAATAATCTTGAACCAAATATCACAACACCGCCACCTCTGTAAAAGTTTAAGATACCATGTGAAGTGTAGCGCAAATGACAACAATGAAGCAATTGGGGGCCCTAAAAACTGGGAAAAATGGATTCCCACGAATCTTTTTGCTGCTGAGAAAGTGTTTGCAGCCATAGCTGGAACAACTTCTAGTCCCCTTGCTCAGTACATATCTTCTCCCACCACTTTTTTGCACACTGTAGACCCCAGAATCAAGATG GCATGGCTACTTGCGCTTGTTATTTTACCAGCAAGATCAGATACAACAATTCGTCTGGGGATAGTTATCTATCTTGCCTTATTGTCCGTGTGGGTTCAGCCTACTGAGGTGTGGATG ATCTTCCAAAGTGCAAGTCTTTGTCTGACAACAACAACATCAGAGCAGCTTGCATTTGCTTTGCAATGGTTCATTCGCCCTCTGTCTCGCCTTGGTGTCCCGGTGTCTGAAGTCATACTTACTCTCCTGCTTTCATTAAGATTCATCAATCTAGTGTTTGATGAG GTCCGCAATGTGGCTTTAGGAATTATATCTCGCAGGATAAGATGGAAAGAGTTGACGACACTAGAGACAATTGATG TTTTCTTTGCATATATTCGTCGgatcttcaaaaatatttaCAGCCATGCAGAACAGATATCCCAG GCAATGATTGTGAGAGGATTTCGAGGAGACTGTGATTCTCACAAAATACTCTTGACGGCTGGCTCATCTACATTGATATCTAACATTGTTTCTCTATTTTGTCTTGTTGGTCTAATAGGTGCTACAACTTTGTCCAGATAG